Proteins encoded by one window of Acidobacteriota bacterium:
- the mtgA gene encoding monofunctional biosynthetic peptidoglycan transglycosylase has translation MTIPPTETQPRRKGGPPRRRAARPARRGRATRPTRRRSWFARLRRACLLLVTAALGASLAVVLVLRWAPPPTTAFMVRDALAAAERGDPARMPYRWTSWEGIAPHAALAVIASEDQKFPDHNGFDVEAIRMALGDALQGERLRGASTISQQTAKNLFLWPGRSLFRKGLEAYLTVLIELCWSKRRIVEVYLNVAEFGTGVFGITAASERFFDKRPAELNADEAALLAAVLPLPSRWRADDPSPSVRRRQAWIRAQMTRLGGVALIEERLAD, from the coding sequence ATGACGATTCCACCGACGGAGACGCAACCCCGGCGAAAAGGCGGCCCCCCGCGCCGGCGGGCCGCACGCCCGGCGCGGCGGGGCAGGGCCACCCGCCCGACCCGCCGCCGGTCCTGGTTCGCGCGCCTCCGGCGCGCCTGCCTGCTACTCGTCACCGCCGCTCTCGGCGCGTCGCTCGCGGTGGTCCTCGTCCTGCGCTGGGCGCCGCCTCCGACCACCGCGTTCATGGTGCGGGACGCGCTCGCCGCGGCGGAGCGTGGAGACCCGGCGCGCATGCCCTACCGCTGGACGAGCTGGGAGGGGATCGCGCCGCACGCCGCCCTGGCCGTCATCGCCTCCGAGGATCAGAAGTTCCCGGATCACAACGGCTTCGACGTCGAAGCCATACGCATGGCGCTGGGGGACGCGCTGCAGGGCGAGCGGCTGCGCGGCGCGAGCACGATCTCCCAGCAGACCGCCAAGAACCTGTTCCTGTGGCCGGGGCGCAGCCTGTTCCGGAAGGGACTGGAAGCCTATCTCACGGTGCTCATCGAGCTCTGCTGGAGCAAGCGCCGGATCGTGGAGGTGTACCTGAACGTCGCCGAGTTCGGGACGGGCGTTTTCGGCATCACGGCGGCCAGCGAACGGTTCTTCGACAAGCGCCCGGCGGAGCTGAACGCGGACGAGGCCGCGCTGCTGGCGGCGGTCCTGCCCTTGCCGTCCCGGTGGCGGGCCGACGATCCGTCGCCGAGCGTGCGGCGGCGGCAGGCCTGGATCCGCGCGCAGATGACCCGGCTCGGCGGTGTCGCGCTGATCGAGGAGCGGCTCGCCGACTGA
- a CDS encoding transglutaminase family protein, protein MRITVRHRTSYAFDAPVYLEPHVIRLRPRADGAVRLVDFALEIDPEPAVRTDNLDPEGNVVTRAWFEGRWPRLTIRTHAVVDTLLDNPFRFLVTEPDRPLPYAYAPEFRDRLALYRRSPDAAHPAVREMALAAASESQRDPARFPLVLARRIRAAFGRETRAEGPPLAPEATIASGRGACRDLAVLFVACCRAVGLAARFASGYAHSEKADSTELHAWGEVFLRGGGWRGYDPSQGLAVADRHVTVAAAANPRDAAPVTGTFRGDGVTASLAAEIELAARGS, encoded by the coding sequence GTGAGAATCACCGTCCGCCATCGAACGTCGTACGCCTTCGACGCCCCCGTCTACCTGGAACCGCACGTCATCCGGCTGCGGCCGCGGGCCGACGGCGCGGTCCGGCTCGTCGACTTCGCGCTGGAGATCGATCCCGAGCCGGCCGTGCGCACCGACAACCTCGATCCGGAGGGCAACGTCGTCACGCGCGCGTGGTTCGAGGGCCGGTGGCCGCGACTGACGATTCGCACGCACGCCGTCGTCGATACCCTGCTCGACAACCCGTTTCGATTCCTCGTCACCGAACCGGACCGGCCGCTGCCCTACGCCTACGCGCCCGAGTTCCGCGACCGGCTCGCGCTGTACCGCCGCTCGCCGGACGCCGCCCATCCCGCCGTGCGCGAGATGGCCCTCGCCGCAGCCAGCGAGTCGCAGCGTGACCCGGCGCGCTTCCCCCTGGTCCTCGCCCGGCGCATCCGGGCGGCGTTCGGCCGGGAAACGCGTGCGGAAGGTCCCCCGCTCGCTCCCGAGGCGACAATCGCGTCCGGACGGGGCGCCTGCCGCGATCTGGCCGTGCTCTTCGTGGCCTGCTGCCGGGCCGTGGGACTCGCGGCGCGCTTCGCCAGCGGCTACGCCCACAGCGAGAAGGCGGACTCGACCGAGCTGCACGCCTGGGGCGAGGTCTTCCTGCGCGGCGGGGGCTGGCGCGGCTACGACCCCAGCCAGGGGCTGGCCGTGGCGGACCGGCATGTGACCGTCGCCGCCGCCGCCAATCCCCGGGACGCCGCCCCGGTGACCGGCACGTTCCGTGGAGACGGGGTGACCGCGAGCCTGGCGGCGGAGATCGAGCTCGCGGCGCGCGGGTCCTGA
- a CDS encoding ABC transporter permease translates to MPGFLRTVVVTRLASGGRAMIFAGRALREIFRPPFEFQETARQVYELGWRSLPLIAAAGYAVGIVMSMHTRASLERFGAEALVPAVLALALVRETGPLVVGLLVSGRVGAGVGAELGAMKVTEQIDALEAVAVDSFKFLVVTRVVACMIAMPILTAVMNITGIIGGWTAESAVSGMPFETYFRAAFSLVQFTDYVPGTLKTMVFGFIIAVTASYLGVHTSGGTQGVGYAATRSVVTASILMIAANVVLVRLIFFIFPETAE, encoded by the coding sequence ATGCCCGGCTTCTTGCGTACGGTCGTCGTGACGCGTCTGGCCAGCGGGGGGCGCGCCATGATCTTCGCCGGCCGGGCGCTGCGCGAGATTTTCCGGCCGCCGTTCGAGTTTCAGGAGACCGCGCGGCAGGTGTACGAGCTCGGCTGGCGCTCGCTGCCGCTGATCGCCGCCGCGGGCTACGCGGTGGGCATCGTGATGTCGATGCACACGCGGGCGTCGCTCGAGCGGTTCGGCGCCGAGGCGCTGGTCCCCGCGGTGCTCGCCCTCGCCCTGGTGCGCGAGACCGGACCGCTCGTGGTCGGGCTGCTCGTCTCCGGGCGGGTCGGGGCGGGTGTCGGTGCGGAGCTGGGCGCCATGAAGGTGACCGAGCAGATCGACGCGCTGGAGGCGGTGGCCGTCGATTCGTTCAAGTTCCTGGTCGTCACGCGCGTCGTCGCCTGCATGATCGCCATGCCCATCCTGACCGCGGTCATGAACATCACGGGCATCATCGGCGGCTGGACGGCGGAATCGGCGGTCTCCGGCATGCCCTTCGAGACCTACTTCCGGGCCGCCTTCTCGCTCGTCCAGTTCACCGACTACGTGCCCGGCACGCTGAAGACGATGGTGTTCGGCTTCATCATCGCGGTCACCGCGTCCTATCTCGGCGTACACACTTCCGGCGGCACGCAGGGGGTTGGCTACGCGGCGACGCGCAGCGTGGTCACCGCGTCGATCCTGATGATCGCGGCCAACGTGGTGCTGGTCCGCCTGATCTTCTTCATCTTTCCGGAGACCGCGGAGTGA
- a CDS encoding MBOAT family protein, protein MLPAETGASRSRVATVAGSRSRSDHFGMPFESARFLLFLLSALTVFWALRRSRQAQKLLLIAASVWFYGSYGWEFVALLGLSVAGNHLAAGLVAASAGPGRGRWLAAGVTANLLLLAWFKYYVFFAETFNDALFALGAGAQLQVPQIVLPIGISFYTFQAIAYLIEVHRESGPKAKSLVDFAVFMAFFPQLLIGPICRGRDLLPQIERPAPARIEQFPLAVSLILSGLFKRMVIASLLFSFGVSRIFDAPENYTAAALWMAVFGYTVQIYCDFSGYVDLVRGCALLFGFRIPDNFNNPYSAASVGDYWRRWHMTFSSWLRDFIYFPLGGSRRRRGRVLFNLFATMVFCGLWHGATWGYVIWGACHGLALVLYKYRLDEHRARGEDVQRRLTATEWLRGWAWTMLVVSLSRVFFVCTDLAVAVTFLSRMFTPGLAGEGFALLLLPVTLAGLGLNFAGDAMRDRFVRWSGALPLALRWAFWLAMFYLLLAVRPFGVLPNTYFRF, encoded by the coding sequence ATGTTACCCGCGGAAACGGGGGCGTCGCGGTCTCGTGTTGCGACGGTCGCCGGTTCCCGGTCAAGATCGGATCACTTCGGCATGCCCTTCGAGTCCGCCCGTTTCCTCCTCTTCCTGCTCTCCGCGTTGACCGTCTTCTGGGCGCTCCGCCGGTCGCGGCAGGCGCAGAAGCTGCTGCTGATCGCCGCGAGCGTCTGGTTCTACGGAAGCTACGGCTGGGAGTTCGTGGCGTTGCTCGGCCTCTCCGTCGCCGGCAATCACTTGGCGGCCGGCCTCGTCGCCGCGAGCGCGGGGCCGGGGCGCGGGCGCTGGCTCGCCGCCGGAGTGACGGCGAATCTCCTGCTGCTGGCGTGGTTCAAGTACTACGTCTTCTTCGCGGAGACGTTCAACGATGCGCTCTTCGCGCTGGGCGCCGGCGCGCAACTGCAGGTGCCGCAGATCGTCCTGCCGATCGGCATCTCGTTCTACACCTTCCAGGCCATCGCCTACCTGATCGAGGTGCACCGGGAGTCGGGCCCGAAGGCGAAGAGCCTGGTCGATTTCGCCGTGTTCATGGCGTTCTTTCCCCAGTTGCTGATCGGCCCCATATGCCGGGGACGCGATCTGCTGCCGCAGATCGAGAGGCCGGCTCCCGCCCGGATCGAGCAGTTCCCGCTCGCCGTCTCGTTGATCCTGTCGGGTCTCTTCAAGCGGATGGTGATCGCTTCGCTCCTGTTCAGCTTCGGGGTCAGCCGGATCTTCGACGCGCCCGAGAACTACACGGCCGCCGCGCTGTGGATGGCGGTGTTCGGATACACGGTGCAGATCTACTGCGATTTCTCGGGCTACGTTGACCTGGTGCGCGGCTGCGCGCTGCTGTTCGGCTTCCGGATTCCCGACAACTTCAACAATCCCTACTCGGCGGCCAGCGTCGGCGACTACTGGCGGCGCTGGCACATGACCTTCAGCTCGTGGCTGCGGGACTTCATCTACTTCCCGCTCGGCGGCTCCCGCCGCCGGCGCGGACGCGTCCTCTTCAACCTGTTCGCGACCATGGTCTTCTGCGGTCTCTGGCACGGGGCGACCTGGGGCTACGTCATCTGGGGCGCGTGCCACGGTCTCGCGCTGGTGCTCTACAAGTACCGGCTCGACGAGCACCGCGCGCGCGGTGAAGACGTGCAGCGCCGGTTGACGGCGACGGAGTGGCTGCGGGGCTGGGCGTGGACCATGCTCGTCGTCAGCCTGTCGCGCGTCTTCTTCGTGTGCACCGATCTGGCGGTTGCGGTCACGTTCCTGTCGCGGATGTTCACCCCGGGGCTCGCGGGTGAGGGCTTCGCCCTCCTGTTGCTGCCCGTGACGCTGGCGGGCCTGGGCCTCAACTTCGCCGGAGATGCGATGCGGGATCGGTTCGTGCGGTGGAGCGGGGCGCTGCCGCTGGCGCTGCGCTGGGCGTTCTGGCTGGCGATGTTCTATCTTCTGCTTGCCGTGCGGCCCTTCGGCGTGCTTCCCAACACCTACTTCCGCTTTTGA
- a CDS encoding BON domain-containing protein: MSRVLSVLLAVAVMAASGCSARSSSGVPAAVADAQTAVRVKTALVNHESLGTLPIDVQVRSGVVTLDGTVRSTDDVESARTLALGVAGVARVESRLQIGDPDSLPPAGNLPSGSRHAPPSAGGASTVQGNRRPVSGSPRLPALAPRPEEGPLRLVGLGASVRVTRPSEATLGGALAVGPLLRLRPRNGMGPAIAFNWTNTEIETGPAGRPGLAAIQLRPVMAGVEYGVVRGRLAVGASAVGGYSFNRLAVDTARAGQGRAIAVGNSFAWRPGAVLWADVTPRVGINVFGGYLFARPKVTFASDASIATERVNAGSVVVSVGVAYWIF, translated from the coding sequence ATGTCGAGGGTGCTGAGCGTGCTCCTCGCCGTTGCGGTGATGGCGGCGAGCGGCTGCAGCGCCAGGTCCTCCTCCGGTGTGCCGGCCGCCGTTGCGGACGCCCAGACCGCGGTGCGTGTCAAGACGGCGCTCGTCAACCACGAATCGCTCGGTACGCTGCCCATAGATGTCCAGGTGCGCAGCGGCGTGGTGACCCTCGACGGCACCGTGCGTTCCACGGACGACGTGGAGAGTGCGCGGACGCTGGCGCTCGGAGTGGCCGGGGTGGCCCGGGTCGAGTCGAGGCTGCAGATAGGCGATCCCGATTCCTTGCCGCCTGCGGGGAACCTCCCGTCCGGCTCGCGGCATGCGCCGCCGTCCGCCGGGGGCGCCTCGACGGTCCAGGGGAACAGGCGGCCGGTCTCGGGGAGCCCGCGGTTGCCGGCGCTGGCCCCGCGTCCCGAGGAGGGTCCGTTGCGCCTCGTCGGCCTCGGCGCCTCGGTGCGCGTCACGCGCCCGTCGGAGGCGACCCTGGGCGGCGCGCTGGCCGTGGGCCCGCTGCTGCGCCTGCGTCCGCGGAACGGCATGGGGCCGGCGATCGCGTTCAACTGGACGAACACGGAGATCGAGACCGGCCCCGCGGGGCGGCCGGGCCTGGCCGCGATACAGTTGCGGCCGGTGATGGCCGGCGTCGAGTACGGCGTTGTACGAGGAAGGCTGGCGGTCGGCGCCTCGGCCGTGGGCGGCTACTCGTTCAACCGGCTGGCCGTCGACACGGCGCGGGCAGGTCAGGGCCGGGCCATCGCCGTCGGCAACAGCTTCGCGTGGCGCCCCGGGGCGGTCCTCTGGGCGGACGTCACGCCGCGGGTCGGCATCAACGTGTTCGGCGGGTACCTGTTCGCGAGGCCGAAGGTGACTTTCGCGAGCGATGCGTCGATCGCCACCGAGCGGGTGAACGCGGGCTCGGTCGTCGTGAGCGTGGGTGTCGCGTACTGGATCTTCTGA
- a CDS encoding DUF459 domain-containing protein — protein sequence MRRFMEGSRLTLRARLSTFVRIGRADPTSHAGSRSPRPATSHSPWVVLLLCWSLALGLGAHVGRELRLETERDVALGDRAPWQAAAAGVLAGVGELTGVAELRAVLHEPMRAFYETAFTVGGRSPQLPAAAGEAEPEIVDSEPVEPEAAVPAPRRVMIVGASSIQFGLGRSLERWIERFEGVTVKRYGLHSTGLARPDYFDWHAKAREMKDEFQPDLVIAQFGGNDGQGLTDRDTGGAVAPLFTDTWDAVYGARVETFVEIFAEDEVPVVILGMPAMKSAYHQRKMARINEVTEAACARAGAWFVDTFAMTADADGNYVARAEVEGRLRVIRASDGMHLNSYGAELVTAGILDVLGDWFAFTLPEAPAHAVRDALPGDGRGLRAEPSGGRDAGVIADGADSADLGRPGSPAVETELGLNRRTRRLIQRGLLAEGFDPGPADGLFGPRTRAALRAWQSARGAAATGYLNGEIEAALRAAAPGR from the coding sequence TTGCGCCGATTCATGGAGGGAAGCCGCCTGACTCTCCGCGCTCGACTGTCCACCTTCGTCCGCATCGGGAGAGCCGATCCGACGTCCCACGCCGGCTCCCGGTCGCCGCGCCCCGCCACGTCGCATTCGCCCTGGGTCGTGTTGCTGCTCTGTTGGAGCCTGGCGCTCGGGCTGGGCGCGCATGTCGGGCGCGAGCTGCGCCTCGAGACCGAGCGCGACGTCGCACTCGGCGACCGGGCGCCCTGGCAGGCCGCGGCCGCGGGCGTGCTGGCCGGGGTCGGCGAGTTGACGGGGGTGGCGGAGTTGCGCGCCGTGCTGCACGAGCCGATGCGTGCGTTCTACGAAACCGCGTTCACGGTGGGCGGCCGGTCGCCCCAGCTTCCTGCCGCGGCCGGGGAAGCGGAGCCCGAGATCGTCGATTCGGAGCCGGTGGAGCCCGAGGCCGCCGTTCCGGCGCCGCGGCGCGTGATGATCGTCGGGGCGTCGTCGATTCAATTCGGTCTGGGACGTTCGCTCGAGCGGTGGATCGAGCGGTTCGAGGGTGTGACCGTGAAGCGGTACGGGCTCCACTCCACGGGGCTGGCGCGTCCGGACTACTTCGACTGGCACGCGAAGGCGCGGGAGATGAAGGACGAGTTCCAGCCGGATCTCGTGATCGCGCAGTTCGGCGGCAACGACGGTCAGGGGTTGACGGATCGGGACACCGGCGGAGCGGTCGCGCCCCTGTTCACCGACACGTGGGATGCAGTCTATGGCGCCCGCGTGGAGACGTTCGTGGAGATCTTCGCCGAGGACGAGGTGCCCGTCGTCATCCTCGGCATGCCGGCGATGAAGAGCGCCTACCACCAGCGGAAGATGGCCCGGATCAACGAGGTCACGGAAGCCGCGTGCGCGCGGGCGGGAGCCTGGTTCGTCGATACCTTCGCCATGACGGCGGACGCCGACGGGAACTACGTCGCGCGCGCCGAGGTGGAGGGCAGGCTGCGGGTGATCCGCGCGAGCGACGGCATGCACCTCAACAGCTACGGCGCGGAGCTGGTGACCGCCGGGATCCTGGACGTGCTCGGCGACTGGTTCGCCTTCACGCTGCCGGAGGCGCCGGCGCATGCGGTCCGGGACGCGCTGCCCGGGGACGGGCGCGGTCTGCGCGCGGAGCCGAGCGGCGGCCGGGACGCGGGGGTGATCGCGGACGGTGCGGACTCCGCGGATCTCGGCCGGCCGGGCAGTCCGGCCGTCGAGACGGAGCTTGGCCTGAACCGGCGCACGCGGCGGCTGATTCAGCGGGGGCTGCTGGCCGAGGGTTTCGATCCCGGCCCGGCGGATGGGCTGTTCGGACCTCGCACGCGCGCGGCGCTGCGGGCGTGGCAGTCGGCGCGGGGGGCCGCTGCGACGGGCTATCTGAACGGCGAGATCGAGGCGGCGCTGCGGGCGGCGGCTCCGGGACGGTGA
- a CDS encoding type II toxin-antitoxin system VapC family toxin, whose translation MAGLKYLLDTNVLSEPSRPHPDAGVRLRLRAHRHEVCAAVPILHEMEYGLARMPVGARKRQLTRYLEQVLRHPLPILPYDLEAARWHAEERARLTARGRTPPYVDGQIAAIAATNDLTLVTRNTRDFGDYDNLRLEDWFGPPGTTVPDG comes from the coding sequence ATGGCCGGACTGAAGTACCTGCTGGATACGAACGTACTCTCCGAGCCCTCACGTCCGCACCCGGACGCCGGCGTCCGTCTACGCTTGCGCGCTCATCGGCACGAAGTGTGCGCCGCGGTTCCGATCCTGCACGAGATGGAGTACGGGTTGGCGCGGATGCCGGTCGGAGCGCGCAAGCGGCAACTGACTCGTTACCTGGAGCAGGTCTTGCGCCACCCGCTGCCGATCCTCCCGTACGATCTCGAAGCGGCCCGGTGGCACGCCGAAGAACGCGCGCGGCTGACCGCCCGCGGCCGGACGCCCCCGTACGTCGATGGCCAGATCGCCGCGATTGCAGCGACCAACGACTTGACCCTGGTCACCCGCAACACCCGCGACTTCGGTGACTACGACAATTTGAGATTGGAAGACTGGTTCGGCCCACCGGGGACAACAGTCCCCGACGGCTGA
- a CDS encoding ATP-binding cassette domain-containing protein has product MPRGRATVVLGRSGTGKSVTLRHIVGLLQPDAGRVFVDDAEVTALSPSALAAVRQRIGFLFQNAALFDSITVAENVAFPMRRHTTLSDGEIRARALEKLAAVGLARAAESMPGSLSGGMRKRAGLARAMALDPAILLVDEPSAGLDPVTSEEIDDLLVGLKHERGTTLVVVTHNIPSARRIADTMLFLHEGRVLASGTAEDLERCEHELVRKFMQSEAGG; this is encoded by the coding sequence ATGCCGCGCGGCCGGGCTACCGTCGTGCTCGGCCGGAGCGGGACCGGGAAGAGCGTGACGCTGCGGCACATCGTCGGTCTGCTGCAGCCGGACGCGGGCCGTGTCTTCGTGGACGACGCGGAGGTCACCGCGCTGTCCCCGTCGGCGCTGGCCGCGGTGCGCCAGCGAATCGGCTTTCTGTTCCAGAACGCCGCGCTCTTCGATTCGATTACGGTGGCCGAGAACGTGGCGTTCCCGATGCGGCGGCATACGACGCTCTCCGACGGTGAGATTCGCGCGCGGGCGCTGGAGAAGCTGGCCGCGGTGGGTCTGGCCCGCGCGGCGGAGTCGATGCCGGGCTCGCTGTCCGGCGGCATGCGGAAACGGGCCGGCCTGGCGCGGGCGATGGCGCTCGATCCGGCGATCCTGCTGGTCGACGAGCCGAGTGCGGGGCTGGATCCGGTGACCTCGGAGGAGATCGACGACCTGCTCGTCGGGTTGAAGCACGAGCGCGGCACGACGCTGGTCGTGGTCACCCACAACATCCCGAGCGCCCGGCGCATCGCGGACACCATGCTGTTTCTGCACGAGGGCCGGGTGCTGGCCAGCGGTACGGCCGAGGACCTGGAGCGGTGCGAGCACGAGCTGGTGCGGAAGTTCATGCAGTCGGAGGCGGGCGGGTGA
- a CDS encoding alpha-E domain-containing protein: MALGRLVAALDYTDIVDVVRSGLHDFLDAIQGKLNGVGKEITHTFFAQRWRGESLR; this comes from the coding sequence ATCGCGCTCGGCCGCCTCGTCGCGGCGCTCGACTATACTGACATCGTGGACGTTGTTCGTTCGGGCCTGCACGATTTCCTCGACGCGATTCAGGGCAAGCTCAACGGCGTCGGCAAGGAGATCACGCACACTTTCTTCGCGCAACGCTGGCGGGGAGAATCGCTGCGATGA
- a CDS encoding type II toxin-antitoxin system Phd/YefM family antitoxin, whose amino-acid sequence MSTVSIAKARNTLTRLIHKAEDGEPVHITRHGKPVAVLVSRGEYERLSSGEPKKDFWQAVEDWRAQAGFDWPELTPDEVDGWRDRRPPREFSWPD is encoded by the coding sequence ATGTCCACCGTATCCATCGCCAAGGCGCGAAACACGTTGACCCGGTTGATCCACAAAGCCGAGGACGGAGAACCCGTGCACATTACCCGGCACGGAAAGCCCGTCGCCGTCCTCGTTTCCAGGGGCGAGTACGAGCGCCTGTCATCGGGAGAGCCGAAGAAGGATTTCTGGCAGGCGGTCGAAGACTGGCGCGCGCAGGCGGGTTTCGACTGGCCGGAGTTGACCCCGGATGAAGTGGACGGGTGGCGTGACCGGCGTCCGCCGCGGGAATTCTCATGGCCGGACTGA
- a CDS encoding Fic family protein codes for MYIHEQPDWPRLCWDREAIVDALANVRHRQGRLIGRMEALGFDLRREAVLGTLVEDVVKSSDIEGEKLDAGQVRSSVARRLGMDVGGTGQADRAVDGVVEMMLDATRRFDQPLTAERLCDWQASLFPTGRSGMRRITVGAWRSSQSNPMQVVSGPAGRERVHFEAPPAARLDAEMRAFLDWFEAPPETDPVLRAGLAHLRFVTIHPFDDGNGRIARAVADMALARSEHSSQRFYSMSSQIRAERNDYYDILEQTQRGTTDLTDWMDWFLSCLGRAIDNARTALAGVLAKARFWERADGLALSERQRLVLNRLLEGFEGKLTTTKWARLAKCSQDTALRDVAFLIDHGLLVRNPGGGRSTSYRLVEA; via the coding sequence ATGTACATCCACGAGCAGCCCGACTGGCCGCGCCTGTGCTGGGACCGCGAGGCCATAGTCGACGCGTTGGCGAACGTGCGGCACCGGCAGGGTCGTCTCATCGGCCGCATGGAAGCCCTCGGCTTCGATCTCCGGCGCGAGGCGGTGCTCGGAACGCTGGTCGAGGACGTCGTCAAGAGCAGCGACATCGAGGGAGAGAAGCTCGACGCGGGGCAGGTCCGATCGTCGGTCGCACGGCGGCTCGGCATGGACGTCGGCGGCACCGGGCAGGCGGACCGCGCCGTCGACGGCGTCGTCGAGATGATGCTCGACGCGACAAGGCGCTTCGACCAGCCGCTCACCGCGGAGCGGCTCTGCGACTGGCAGGCGTCGCTGTTTCCCACCGGCCGCAGCGGCATGAGGCGGATCACGGTCGGCGCCTGGCGCAGCAGTCAGTCCAACCCTATGCAGGTGGTTTCCGGCCCGGCCGGCCGGGAGCGTGTGCACTTCGAGGCCCCGCCCGCGGCCAGACTCGATGCTGAGATGAGAGCGTTCCTGGACTGGTTCGAGGCACCGCCGGAGACCGACCCGGTGCTCAGAGCCGGTCTGGCCCATCTTCGGTTCGTCACCATCCATCCGTTCGACGATGGCAACGGGCGCATCGCCCGTGCGGTCGCCGACATGGCGCTGGCCCGCTCGGAGCACAGCTCCCAGCGCTTCTACAGCATGTCGTCGCAAATCCGAGCGGAGCGCAACGACTACTACGACATCCTCGAGCAGACGCAACGGGGTACGACCGACCTCACCGACTGGATGGACTGGTTCCTGTCTTGCCTCGGCCGCGCCATCGACAATGCAAGAACGGCACTGGCCGGCGTGCTGGCCAAAGCTCGTTTCTGGGAACGCGCTGACGGTCTCGCGCTGAGCGAGCGCCAGCGGCTTGTTCTGAACCGTTTACTGGAGGGCTTCGAGGGCAAGCTCACGACGACGAAGTGGGCGAGGCTCGCGAAGTGCTCCCAGGACACGGCCCTGCGGGACGTCGCCTTCCTGATCGACCACGGTCTCCTCGTCCGCAATCCCGGCGGGGGGCGCAGCACGAGCTACCGACTCGTGGAGGCGTGA
- a CDS encoding peptidase gives MTYCVAMNVEDGIVGLSDTLITSGREVTTLRKVNVYSPPRGTFFVMTSGLRSLRDKTLTYFEDRLAERASRDEPFERLYQAVNLLAEQVRAVAHEDKAALHESGIPFNIHTLIGGQMERDARQKLYLLYPEGNWVDTGRLTPYHVIGSVGYGKPILDRTLRAEDSMRHAFKVACLSFDSTRISAADVDFPIDVVLYRRNSFRIIERRFQKQDLEQLSRWWGERIRRAIEETPGELLDRAYDEIETAPPAPVSHVS, from the coding sequence ATGACCTACTGCGTCGCGATGAACGTCGAGGACGGCATCGTCGGCCTGTCCGACACCCTCATCACGTCGGGCCGCGAGGTGACCACGCTGCGGAAGGTGAACGTGTACTCGCCGCCGCGGGGCACCTTCTTCGTCATGACCTCCGGACTGCGGTCGCTGCGGGACAAGACCCTGACCTATTTCGAGGATCGGCTCGCCGAGCGCGCCAGCCGCGACGAGCCGTTCGAGCGCCTCTACCAGGCCGTCAACCTGCTGGCCGAGCAGGTGCGGGCCGTGGCCCACGAGGACAAGGCGGCGCTGCACGAGAGCGGCATTCCCTTCAACATCCACACCCTGATCGGCGGGCAGATGGAGCGCGACGCGCGGCAGAAGCTCTACCTGCTCTATCCGGAAGGGAACTGGGTCGACACCGGGCGCCTGACCCCCTACCACGTCATCGGATCCGTCGGCTACGGCAAGCCGATCCTCGACCGCACGCTCCGGGCGGAGGACTCGATGCGGCATGCGTTCAAGGTCGCCTGCCTCTCCTTCGACTCGACGCGAATCAGCGCCGCCGACGTCGATTTCCCCATCGACGTGGTCCTGTACCGGCGAAACTCCTTCCGGATCATCGAGCGCCGCTTCCAGAAACAGGACCTTGAACAGCTCTCGCGCTGGTGGGGCGAGCGCATCCGGCGCGCGATAGAAGAGACGCCGGGGGAGTTGCTCGACCGCGCCTACGACGAGATCGAGACTGCCCCGCCGGCGCCGGTCTCCCACGTCTCGTGA